The nucleotide sequence GGGTGCGCAGCTCGCCGGCCTCGGCGATCTCCTGGGCCGACCACGGTTCCGACCGGCCGCGGACGGTCTCCCGCCACCGCTCGAACGACTTGCGCGGGCTGAGGCGGACCTCGTCGCCCTCCCGCTCGGCGATCGCCTTGTTGTGCGGGTCGCCGCCCCAGTCGATGTGCCGGACCGCCTCGCCGCGGAACCAGAGCACGTACTGGCCCTCCGGGAGCGGCAGCACCAGCACACCGCACGCCGCCCGGCCGCCGAGCCGTGGCGCCACCGAGGCCAGGGCGTCGGTGGCCACGACGTCCTTGCCCTGGACCGCGGCCCAGCCCGCGATGGCGTCGGCGAGCCCGGCGGGCAGCTCCGTGCCGGCGCAGCCCCGGGTGCCCTGGAGGTTGACCACGACGCCGTCGGCGTCCAGCAGGTCCAGCAGGCTCGGGGTGCCCAGGACGGTGTCGGTGAGCGGCCGGTCCTCGTCCATGGTGGCGGCGGTCAGCCAGGCCAGCGTCGACCGGACCCGCAGGGCACGGTGGAACTCGTCGTCCTGCACCCGGTCGACCAGCCGGACCGAGAGCGTCGACCCCAGGAACTCCGCCGCCGCGCGGGTGGCGTACGGCGGGGCGTGCGGTCCGCTGTAGTGGTGGCAGGCGATGAGGCCCCAGAGCTTGTCGTCGCGCAGCAGCGAGATCGACATGGATGCGCGCACGCCCATGTTCTTCAGGTACTCGACGTGGATGGGGGAGACGCTGCGCAGCGACGAGTACGTGAGGTCCAGGGGCCGGCCGGTCAGCGGGTGGTCGACCGGCTCGAGGGGGACCGGCGTGTAGTCGACGTCGTTGAACAGCCGGATCCAGTTCTTCTCGTACAGCGCCCGCGCCTGGGCGGGGATGTCCGACGCCGGGTAGTGCAGGCCCAGGAACGAGTTGAGGTGCGGCGCCTTCGCCTCGGCCACCACCTCGCCGTTGTAGTCGGCGTCGTAGCGGTAGACCATCACCCGGTCGAACCCGGTGAGCTCCCGCACCGCCCGCGCGGTGATCCCGTACAGCTCCTGCAGCGACGACGCGCGGTTGAGCTCCGCGACCGTTCCCCGCACGGCCTGGTAGGTGTTGGGGAAGGAGAAGGGCCGGGGCCCGTGCGCGGGCTCCAGCTCGACGACGAGGGTCGACACGGGCAGCGCGCCCGGGGGATCGGCGACGGGGCCGCCGTCCCCGGTCACC is from Blastococcus sp. HT6-4 and encodes:
- a CDS encoding SpoIIE family protein phosphatase; the encoded protein is MTGVGHETGFLPVGEPVDLTNCEREPIHIPGSIQPRGVLIAVSDPDWIVQQVSENLADLTGLPLREALGRPLADVLGAAAADAVIRSASAFGDLRERNPVEITIDVGGQAVPVDALLHRTLTEPGPAVTGDGGPVADPPGALPVSTLVVELEPAHGPRPFSFPNTYQAVRGTVAELNRASSLQELYGITARAVRELTGFDRVMVYRYDADYNGEVVAEAKAPHLNSFLGLHYPASDIPAQARALYEKNWIRLFNDVDYTPVPLEPVDHPLTGRPLDLTYSSLRSVSPIHVEYLKNMGVRASMSISLLRDDKLWGLIACHHYSGPHAPPYATRAAAEFLGSTLSVRLVDRVQDDEFHRALRVRSTLAWLTAATMDEDRPLTDTVLGTPSLLDLLDADGVVVNLQGTRGCAGTELPAGLADAIAGWAAVQGKDVVATDALASVAPRLGGRAACGVLVLPLPEGQYVLWFRGEAVRHIDWGGDPHNKAIAEREGDEVRLSPRKSFERWRETVRGRSEPWSAQEIAEAGELRTHVLEALYARSRSIVRAAETLQRSLLSDPPEPDHLEVAVRYVPAAREAQVGGDWYDVFQQPDGSTMLVIGDVVGHDTEAAATMAQLRGLLRGIAYDSAAGPAQVLSRLDAAIEGLDLGAMATVLVGRLEQTPAERAAAVTRLRWASAGHLPPLLVAPDGVQQLLVPERAGLLLGVDPGRPRSEQVTVIERGSTLLLYTDGLVERRDQVFDDGVTLLGEALADLRHLPVTAMCDRLIDRLLPDGAEDDVALVAVRLRPQDS